In one window of Photorhabdus laumondii subsp. laumondii DNA:
- a CDS encoding FAD-binding oxidoreductase, whose product MTASSVCWRNVSQFRQRDIRAVIRPGTIEEVQEIVRIFNRFKTHAGLHAISTGRNWGLGSAQPATDGVVTIDLQRLNVLREIDCSSGWAVIESGLTQIELARFLVGTDRMLNVTASSGHTSVVGNALDRGVGLRRQRIDDLAGLEVVLPDGEVVKVGWWPDESRKTAVNPYGLGPALLHLFTQSNLGIVTAAVIKLLPRPERQCILRLTFPRENLQAAIAELRRWVAQELVSGVLKIYDTISTESYGGRCTTRSQ is encoded by the coding sequence GTGACAGCATCATCTGTATGCTGGCGGAATGTTAGCCAATTTAGGCAGCGTGACATTCGTGCTGTAATTCGTCCTGGAACGATCGAGGAAGTTCAGGAGATCGTTAGGATCTTTAATCGCTTCAAGACTCATGCTGGACTGCACGCTATTAGCACGGGGCGCAACTGGGGATTGGGATCAGCACAACCGGCAACCGACGGTGTGGTCACGATAGATCTTCAACGTTTAAATGTGCTTCGTGAGATCGATTGCTCATCAGGGTGGGCGGTGATTGAATCCGGCCTCACACAGATAGAACTTGCACGTTTTTTGGTCGGTACTGATCGGATGCTGAATGTTACGGCATCCTCTGGCCACACTAGCGTGGTTGGAAATGCACTTGATCGTGGTGTTGGTCTGCGTCGTCAGCGGATTGATGATCTCGCCGGGCTGGAGGTTGTGTTACCGGATGGTGAAGTAGTCAAAGTGGGGTGGTGGCCGGATGAATCCAGGAAAACTGCCGTCAATCCGTATGGGCTTGGACCTGCTTTATTGCATCTGTTCACACAGTCGAATCTTGGGATTGTGACTGCGGCTGTCATCAAACTGCTCCCACGGCCAGAGAGGCAGTGTATTCTGAGATTGACTTTTCCTCGGGAGAACCTTCAAGCAGCGATTGCAGAATTGCGGCGGTGGGTAGCTCAAGAGCTTGTCTCTGGTGTTCTCAAAATTTATGACACCATTTCCACTGAGTCGTATGGTGGTCGGTGTACCACAAGATCTCAGTAA
- a CDS encoding cupin domain-containing protein has translation MSTTVENQPLQVVEDVRHTYLSAGSGPKVWMSGDEYHILLDAKSSGGMMTLLDALVPLTSGPPIHTHKDVDELFFVLDGELEIMADGVLHQVTAGGAYLSNGASHTLSSTVPATLCAC, from the coding sequence ATGAGTACGACTGTGGAGAACCAACCATTGCAGGTTGTAGAAGATGTAAGGCACACCTATTTGTCGGCTGGGAGTGGCCCCAAGGTTTGGATGAGTGGCGATGAGTATCACATTTTGCTCGATGCAAAGAGCAGTGGAGGCATGATGACACTGCTGGATGCTCTAGTGCCGCTGACAAGCGGCCCTCCCATACATACCCATAAGGATGTTGATGAGCTGTTTTTCGTACTAGATGGTGAATTGGAAATTATGGCCGATGGTGTGTTGCATCAAGTCACGGCGGGGGGCGCGTATTTGTCAAACGGGGCATCCCACACGCTTTCATCAACCGTACCCGCGACCCTGTGCGCATGTTGA
- a CDS encoding SDR family oxidoreductase, with protein MTGLTKGLARDLGGKGVTVNQISPGPIDTDMNPVNGSNADFWRRLTVPGWYGSTTDIAAVVSFLASKEADFVTGADIAVDGGTNI; from the coding sequence ATGACAGGTTTGACGAAAGGACTGGCGCGTGATCTTGGCGGAAAGGGTGTCACGGTGAACCAGATTTCTCCAGGCCCTATTGATACGGACATGAACCCTGTCAATGGTTCTAATGCTGATTTCTGGCGCAGACTTACTGTCCCTGGCTGGTATGGCTCAACAACTGATATTGCAGCCGTCGTGAGCTTTTTGGCAAGTAAGGAGGCTGATTTTGTCACTGGTGCGGATATTGCGGTGGATGGTGGAACAAATATTTGA
- the epd gene encoding erythrose-4-phosphate dehydrogenase, with product MTIKVAINGFGRIGRSILRALYESGRRAEIAVIAVNELADAEGIAHLLKYDSSHGRFAWDVRLNNDVLQVGDDNIRLFHQSDISMLPWQELGIDIVLDCSGIYGSRADGEAHLASGAKKVLFAHPGGNDLDATVVYGVNQHLLTAEDRIVSNASCTTNCIIPIIKLLDDQFEIESGTVTTIHASMNDQPVIDAYHKDLRRTRAASQSIIPVDTKLAAGITRIFPKFCDRFEAISVRVPTINVTAIDLSVTVKSSVTVNKINELMQKSAATSFRGIVDYTELPLVSTDFNHDPHSAIVDGTQTRVSGQHLIKTLVWCDNEWGFANRMLDTTLAMAAMGFK from the coding sequence ATGACAATTAAGGTGGCAATAAACGGTTTCGGCAGAATAGGGCGTAGTATTTTACGTGCTCTTTATGAGTCTGGGCGTCGGGCTGAAATTGCGGTTATTGCTGTTAATGAGCTGGCAGATGCCGAAGGAATTGCTCACTTGCTGAAATATGACTCTAGTCACGGCCGTTTTGCTTGGGATGTGCGTCTGAATAATGATGTGTTGCAGGTTGGTGATGATAATATTCGTTTGTTTCATCAATCTGATATATCGATGCTGCCTTGGCAAGAACTGGGGATTGATATTGTTCTTGATTGCAGTGGGATTTATGGCAGCAGAGCCGATGGTGAGGCACATCTTGCCAGTGGTGCCAAAAAAGTGCTGTTTGCTCATCCGGGGGGGAATGATTTAGATGCGACTGTGGTTTATGGTGTGAATCAGCATTTACTGACAGCAGAGGATCGCATTGTGTCCAATGCTTCCTGTACTACTAATTGCATTATTCCCATCATTAAATTATTGGATGATCAATTTGAGATTGAATCGGGTACAGTGACAACCATTCATGCTTCAATGAATGACCAACCGGTGATTGATGCTTATCACAAAGATTTACGGCGTACTCGGGCTGCTAGTCAGTCTATCATTCCGGTGGATACTAAGCTGGCCGCAGGGATAACCCGGATTTTTCCAAAGTTCTGTGACCGTTTTGAAGCTATCTCCGTGCGTGTACCAACGATTAACGTTACAGCTATCGATTTAAGTGTTACGGTAAAATCTTCAGTAACTGTTAATAAAATCAACGAATTAATGCAAAAATCAGCAGCTACTTCATTTCGTGGTATAGTTGACTATACCGAATTGCCGTTAGTTTCAACGGATTTTAACCACGATCCCCACAGCGCGATTGTTGATGGCACACAAACGCGAGTCAGTGGGCAACATCTGATTAAGACATTAGTCTGGTGTGATAATGAGTGGGGATTTGCTAACCGAATGTTGGATACAACGTTAGCAATGGCTGCTATGGGTTTCAAATGA
- the pgk gene encoding phosphoglycerate kinase: MSVIKMTDLDLAGKRILIRADLNVPVKDGKVTSDARIRASLPTIEAALKQGAKVMITSHLGRPTEGEYSEEFSLKPVVDYLEEKLSSPVRLEKEYLEGVDVAEGELVVLENVRFNKGEKKDDETLAKKYASLCDIYVMDAFGTAHRAQASTHGVAKFAPVACAGPLLSAELEALGKALDNPARPMVAIVGGSKVSTKLTVLDTLSKIADQLIVGGGIANTFVAAEGHNVGRSLYEDDLLPEAKKLLISCDIPVPTDVRVATEFSETAEAILKSTHDIKDDEQILDLGDESAQRLADILKNAKTILWNGPVGVFEFPNFRQGTEIVARAIADSDAFSIAGGGDTLAAIDLFGIADKISYISTGGGAFLEFVEGKKLPAVVMLEERAKQ, from the coding sequence ATGTCTGTAATTAAGATGACCGATTTAGATCTGGCGGGTAAGCGTATTTTGATCCGCGCTGACCTGAACGTTCCGGTAAAAGATGGCAAAGTCACCTCTGATGCGCGTATCCGTGCTTCCTTACCGACCATTGAGGCAGCATTAAAACAGGGCGCTAAAGTGATGATCACTTCTCACCTTGGCCGCCCTACTGAAGGCGAATACAGTGAAGAATTCTCGCTGAAACCAGTAGTAGACTATCTAGAAGAGAAATTATCTTCCCCCGTTCGACTGGAAAAAGAGTATCTGGAAGGCGTGGATGTCGCGGAAGGTGAACTGGTTGTGCTGGAGAATGTTCGCTTTAATAAAGGTGAGAAGAAAGACGACGAAACCTTAGCCAAAAAATATGCTTCCCTGTGTGATATTTATGTCATGGATGCATTCGGTACTGCTCATCGTGCACAAGCTTCTACTCACGGTGTGGCTAAGTTTGCTCCAGTGGCCTGTGCCGGTCCTTTGTTGTCCGCAGAGTTAGAGGCATTGGGTAAAGCGTTAGATAATCCAGCCCGTCCAATGGTGGCTATCGTTGGGGGCTCTAAAGTTTCAACCAAGCTGACCGTTCTGGATACGCTGTCTAAAATTGCTGACCAATTGATTGTCGGTGGTGGTATCGCGAATACCTTTGTTGCTGCGGAAGGCCATAATGTCGGTCGTTCTCTCTATGAAGACGACTTGCTCCCGGAAGCGAAGAAATTGCTGATAAGCTGTGATATTCCGGTGCCAACCGATGTTCGTGTGGCAACAGAATTCTCTGAAACAGCCGAAGCAATCTTGAAATCTACCCACGATATTAAAGATGATGAGCAGATCCTCGATCTGGGGGATGAATCTGCTCAACGGCTGGCGGATATTCTGAAAAACGCCAAAACGATTCTATGGAATGGCCCGGTTGGTGTATTTGAATTCCCTAATTTCCGTCAAGGAACTGAAATTGTCGCGCGCGCCATTGCTGATAGTGATGCCTTCTCTATCGCCGGTGGCGGCGATACGCTGGCAGCGATCGACTTGTTCGGTATTGCTGACAAAATTTCTTATATCTCTACGGGTGGTGGTGCTTTCCTTGAGTTCGTGGAAGGGAAAAAACTGCCTGCGGTTGTGATGTTGGAAGAACGTGCAAAACAGTAA